One part of the Gossypium raimondii isolate GPD5lz chromosome 1, ASM2569854v1, whole genome shotgun sequence genome encodes these proteins:
- the LOC105779376 gene encoding COP1-interacting protein 7, translating to MDFRTRLDYALFQLTPTRTRCDLVIFAGKENEKLASGLLEPFISHLKAAKDQISKGGYSVTLRPLASSPPWFTKGTLLRFVRFVSTPEVLERFVTVEREIEQIENSIQSYEANAAGTTVADGNFQKPYTSSKSKGEFNGTEDDVPEETSKVRLQRVLETRKKVLCKEQAMAYARALVAGYEPDNIDDLISFSDTFGASRLREACINFMDLCKRKNEDRLWMAELAAMQACPRPDLSYLGTSGIVLAGEENDPSQNLTINVSAMKQTGSAASDAGSGDINPDGSLASMDGKSQVQIPWPPHFPPYMQSFPGSGFQQMPPYQGYIFPGMHGAPPYYPGNMHWPPNVEDSNLACGWEPDDRRSHKSSSRRKKKSSQSKGDESTESNDSSSESEPEEEVHKKKHEKKSSSSRKVVIRNINYISSKRNGDKGSDSEDNSDEDEFIDGDSLKQQVEEAVGSLGKRHKSTSRHHKKHNGSKHRNSVSYDEDELVTKNPEGEKRSNPWDTFQNLLLQDKDLDSSEVDKQPARLQDKYFASTGTEGVTKPKTNSSDPFLDSQIGKDHEGETRGRNFGTNEFSGSVVKRRDGTNEELLMLQGTDSGISSRAKISDYAAESTMARTRREGEWFINKEVDKSSNQDEMMGLKMFDGENASSLARESKKDVFVDDSFMIQGPSVGEYQSDQLRIGIGMVPELEATQQEHSNSENVSKAAPVSYEPDELYMVIGRGSAEETAMTSWTPEIDYEMNALSAEATSRHADVEITGANEKGPDAKKLGKSEGKLPNKEVRSRVSNGPLAKSKSDVVSKSRKPPAGSKTMIRRTKSDQEEENRKKMEELRIQRQKRIAERSAAGGLNPVTSRRSSTESKTSAASTKSQPSTQDTKKSPKPVLRSSTIERLATARNTSKVSSAELKSSQPKKPTLKEISSSTTQKAAPAKDKNSSTNKAKASDIKSGTNKELPSGDNAQGKRESNEVTVALPMEPAPSKATQPTDIVDDFKDIQELQTTPIEKTEGNATSKPNPSGEDQSSNAKMVTVNKPMQLDHVKGDEEFIMPTKVVSEDNIAPEGFGKDIPETTVHPVPPVPSKTVRFSTVNIEEMRATNEKYQSPRIPEIEISTPPPNDGMDKEPMHSRKKWNNEESPPKAAKGFRKLLFFGRKSKNYATA from the exons ATGGACTTCAGGACACGTCTAGATTATGCTTTGTTCCAACTTACACCTACCAGAACCAG ATGTGATCTGGTGATTTTTGCTGGAAAAGAGAATGAGAAATTGGCATCAGGGTTGCTAGAACCCTTCATTTCACACCTCAAAGCTGCTAAAGATCAAATTTCTAAAGGAGGCTACTCTGTAACTCTTCGCCCTCTAGCCTCATCTCCTCCCTGGTTCACCAAAGGCACTCTCCTAAG GTTTGTGAGGTTTGTTAGTACACCAGAAGTTCTTGAGAGATTTGTGACAGTGGAGAGGGAAATCGAACAGATCGAGAATTCAATTCAATCGTACGAAGCAAACGCTGCCGGGACGACAGTTGCAGATG GGAATTTCCAAAAGCCATATACTTCATCTAAG TCTAAAGGTGAATTCAATGGAACCGAAGATGATGTTCCAGAAGAAACTTCCAA GGTTCGTCTTCAACGTGTTCTGGAGACAAGGAAGAAAGTACTTTGTAAAGAGCAAGCAATGGCTTATGCACGTGCTTTGGTTGCCGGTTACGAACCTGATAATATCGATGATCTCATCTCTTTTTCTGACACTTTCGGTGCTTCTCGTTTAAG GGAAGCTTGCATAAATTTCATGGACTTATGCAAGAGAAAGAATGAAGATAGGCTTTGGATGGCTGAATTAGCAGCAATGCAAGCATGTCCTAGACCAGACTTGTCTTACCTTGGAACATCTGGGATCGTACTTGCAGGGGAAGAAAATGATCCAAGTCAAAATCTTACCATAAATGTCTCCGCCATGAAGCAAACCGGTTCTGCCGCCTCAGATGCTGGAAGTGGAGATATTAACCCTG ATGGTAGCTTGGCATCCATGGATGGGAAATCTCAAGTACAAATTCCATGGCCACCCCATTTTCCTCCGTACATGCAAAGTTTTCCGGGTTCTGGATTTCAACAAATGCCTCCATATCAAGGGTACATTTTCCCTGGTATGCACGGTGCTCCCCCGTATTATCCAGGAAATATGCATTGGCCTCCGAATGTAGAGGATTCAAACCTTGCTTGTGGTTGGGAACCGGATGATCGTAGAAGTCATAAATCATCTTCtaggagaaagaaaaaatctTCACAAAGTAAGGGAGATGAATCCACTGAGTCTAATGATTCTAGCTCTGAGAGTGAACCAGAAGAGGAAGTACATAAGAAAAAGCACGAAAAGAAGTCATCATCATCAAGAAAGGTTGTCATCCGtaatattaattacatttcttcgAAGAGGAATGGGGATAAGGGCAGTGATTCCGAAGATAATTCTGATGAGGATGAGTTCATTGATGGAGATTCTCTCAAACAGCAAGTAGAGGAGGCTGTTGGATCACTAGGGAAACGGCACAAGTCTACCTCACGCCATCATAAGAAACACAATGGAAGCAAGCATCGAAACAGTGTGTCCTACGATGAAGATGAACTGGTAACTAAAAATCCAGAGGGAGAAAAACGAAGCAATCCCTGGGATACTTTCCAAAACCTTCTCTTGCAAGACAAGGATTTGGATTCTTCTGAAGTAGATAAACAGCCTGCAAGATTGCAAGACAAATATTTTGCAAGCACGGGGACCGAGGGAGTAACAAAGCCAAAGACAAACTCAAGTGATCCCTTTTTGGACTCACAGATCGGTAAGGATCATGAAGGTGAAACTCGAGGCAGAAACTTTGGGACTAATGAATTTAGTGGCTCAGTTGTTAAGAGAAGAGATGGCACAAATGAGGAGTTGCTTATGTTGCAAGGCACTGATTCTGGGATCAGTTCCCGAGCTAAAATATCCGATTATGCTGCAGAATCCACTATGGCCAGAACTCGCAGAGAAGGCGAATGGTTTATCAACAAAGAAGTGGATAAATCTTCGAATCAGGATGAGATGATGGGTCTCAAAATGTTTGATGGGGAAAATGCTTCTTCATTAGCTCGTGAAAGCAAGAAAGATGTTTTTGTTGATGACTCTTTCATGATTCAAGGTCCATCAGTGGGAGAATATCAATCTGATCAGTTAAGGATCGGTATAGGCATGGTTCCTGAACTCGAAGCTACTCAACAAGAACATAGCAATTCGGAAAATGTATCGAAGGCTGCTCCAGTTTCGTATGAACCAGATGAACTTTACATGGTGATTGGGCGTGGTTCAGCAGAAGAGACTGCCATGACATCTTGGACTCCAGAGATTGACTACGAAATGAACGCGTTATCTGCTGAAGCCACCAGCAGGCATGCTGATGTTGAAATAACCGGTGCCAATGAAAAGGGGCCTGATGCTAAAAAACTCGGGAAATCCGAGGGGAAACTTCCGAATAAAGAAGTTCGTTCTAGAGTTTCAAATGGACCTCTTGCCAAGAGCAAGTCTGATGTAGTATCAAAGAGCAGGAAACCACCAGCAGGAAGCAAAACCATGATACGGAGAACTAAGTCTGATCAG GAAGAGGAGAACAGAAAGAAAATGGAGGAGTTACGGATCCAGCGCCAGAAGAGGATAGCTGAGAGGAGTGCTGCCGGTGGTCTTAATCCGGTTACTTCCCGGAGGAGCTCCACCGAAAGTAAAACTTCAGCAGCTTCAACGAAGAGCCAGCCATCAACTCAAGACACTAAGAAATCGCCGAAGCCAGTCCTTAGAAGTTCCACCATAGAACGCCTTGCAACCGCACGGAATACTTCAAAGGTCTCTTCGGCTGAATTGAAATCGAGCCAGCCGAAAAAGCCGACATTGAAGGAAATCAGTTCTTCAACAACTCAGAAGGCTGCTCCTGCTAAGGATAAGAACTCAAGCACAAACAAAGCCAAAGCTTCAGATATAAAAAGTGGTACAAATAAAGAACTTCCAAGTGGCGATAATGCACAAGGAAAAAGGGAGTCCAATGAGGTCACAGTAGCATTGCCAATGGAACCAGCACCATCCAAAGCAACTCAACCTACTGACATTGTTGATGATTTCAAGGACATTCAAGAATTGCAGACTACCCCAATCGAAAAGACCGAAGGAAATGCAACTTCGAAACCAAACCCGTCGGGGGAAGACCAAAGCTCAAATGCCAAAATGGTTACCGTAAATAAGCCAATGCAATTAGATCATGTAAAAGGTGATGAAGAATTTATAATGCCAACTAAAGTTGTTTCTGAAGATAACATAGCACCAGAAGGATTTGGTAAAGATATTCCTGAGACAACGGTCCATCCTGTGCCGCCAGTGCCTAGCAAGACGGTAAGATTTTCGACTGTAAATATCGAAGAGATGCGTGCAACGAATGAGAAATATCAGTCGCCTAGGATTCCTGAAATAGAGATCTCAACTCCACCTCCAAATGATGGAATGGACAAGGAACCAATGCATAGCAGGAAGAAATGGAACAACGAGGAGAGCCCTCCTAAAGCAGCCAAAGGGTTTAGAAAGCTTCTTTTCTTTGGaagaaaaagcaaaaactatGCTACTGCTTAG